TGTGATTAAGCGTTCAACGGGCCGGTCTTGATCAACCAGGCTAGTTCTTCGCGTCGAGCGCGCGGTTGGCGAGGCCGTCGGCGCCGGAGTTGCGCGTACGCGGCACGTGGAAGATGTGGACGTGGTCGAAGCGCCTGAGGCGCGCCAGCGCCTCGCGGTAGAGCGGGATCAGTGTCTCGTTGCGGACCTTGTATTTCCCCTGGATCTGCCGCACGAGCAGCTCGCTGTCGCTCTGGATGTGCACGGTGGCGGCGCCGAGGGAGGCGGCTTCCTCGAGCCCGCGGAGCAGC
This DNA window, taken from bacterium, encodes the following:
- a CDS encoding ribonuclease HI family protein, with product MKPEGAAAAPSRAVKAAPHGDGQGRLSTVTLCIDGASRGNPGDAAIGVLVRADHSIVREIAERIGVATNNVAEYKALLRGLEEAASLGAATVHIQSDSELLVRQIQGKYKVRNETLIPLYREALARLRRFDHVHIFHVPRTRNSGADGLANRALDAKN